In Afipia sp. GAS231, a single window of DNA contains:
- a CDS encoding putative zinc-binding metallopeptidase has translation MSTLYEELEERGIRLRPHTWISSEWFSPAAIPGIAIPFYLAHPRLMKLEKKMMLDVEGGTWSECMAILRHEAGHAIQHGYQLQRRRLWQQLFGRSSKHYPRYYRPNPASRQYVQHLRLWYAQSHPDEDFAETFAVWLRPRSNWRTRYAGWPALKKLEYVNELMEEIAGKRPLIMTRERVDPLRELSQTLGDHYKKKQEFYAFRAPKTYDRDLSRIFSVDPLNRRGQPASAFIRRHRAHLRRLVARWTGENQLTLDAVLDDMISRCRELNLRAVGSERKLVTDFTVLLTAKTMHALFGPSRRKWIAL, from the coding sequence ATGAGCACTCTCTATGAAGAGCTCGAAGAGCGGGGCATCCGGCTTCGGCCACATACGTGGATATCGAGCGAATGGTTTAGTCCTGCAGCCATTCCCGGCATTGCCATCCCATTCTACCTTGCCCATCCCCGCCTGATGAAGCTCGAGAAGAAAATGATGCTCGACGTCGAGGGCGGTACCTGGTCCGAATGCATGGCCATCCTCCGCCATGAGGCGGGCCATGCGATCCAGCACGGCTATCAGCTGCAGCGCCGCCGGCTTTGGCAGCAGTTGTTCGGTCGGTCATCAAAACACTACCCGCGCTATTACCGGCCCAATCCGGCCAGCCGGCAATATGTCCAGCATCTTCGGCTCTGGTACGCACAGAGCCATCCGGACGAGGATTTTGCTGAAACCTTCGCGGTGTGGCTTCGGCCGCGTTCGAACTGGCGGACGCGCTATGCCGGCTGGCCAGCGCTGAAGAAGCTCGAATATGTTAACGAACTGATGGAGGAAATCGCCGGAAAGCGGCCTCTGATCATGACGCGGGAGCGTGTTGATCCGCTGCGTGAACTCAGCCAGACACTTGGCGACCACTATAAGAAGAAGCAGGAGTTCTACGCTTTCCGGGCACCGAAGACTTACGATCGCGACCTCTCCAGGATCTTTTCCGTCGATCCGCTGAATCGCCGGGGGCAACCGGCTTCTGCATTTATCCGGCGGCACCGCGCGCATTTGAGGCGGCTGGTTGCTCGGTGGACGGGCGAGAACCAACTTACGCTAGATGCTGTGCTTGACGACATGATCTCCCGCTGTCGGGAGCTGAATCTGCGCGCTGTCGGCTCCGAGCGGAAGCTCGTGACCGACTTCACCGTCCTGTTGACTGCCAAGACCATGCACGCGCTGTTTGGTCCTTCGCGGCGAAAATGGATCGCGCTATGA
- a CDS encoding patatin-like phospholipase family protein, protein MLAAIGGLMRRLAAPIVAYCPPWWAWVALTIGLVPAGCLVRRRSLRALEVAPPTNAERAQAAAAGRAIAASGPVGLVLGGGGAKGAYQVGCWKALRDSGIVRFGAIAGTSVGALNAVLVAQDEFDRAERIWNNMSFGRVLQMRWWSLLVAVAIRVVLIVPYLGKFKFPARAIPVSLYRATHEWQQAWRAVEPLRAIAAVLRWYFSLLKQPRSNDWIAQFTLVLIAFSGLAGWWYLALPLFEVAVAVIGAPFLALCVVNYASWLATALDLLATRLVLASNTRLAELISECVNPEQLKAHPTPVFVTLGALREVQRTVAPRLLAHGTATGGPAVSERSGIIPTLDRDFGGLVDGASLPTTSWTMEYVPNHFNVCTEPPGRMRELILQSAGLPEIFPARQFDGVTYVDGGIADNEPLAALVDLPGHRTIIVMPLNNRGDEARIRTDLSRVLERLGRPPPATLPELLVLTPSRPLGNILVGTMDFAAERARAMMRLGYRDTIVRLAGRVAGEAA, encoded by the coding sequence TTGCTCGCGGCCATCGGCGGGCTGATGCGGCGCCTTGCTGCGCCGATCGTCGCTTACTGCCCGCCGTGGTGGGCATGGGTGGCCTTGACCATAGGTCTCGTCCCCGCTGGCTGCCTCGTCCGCCGGCGCAGCCTGCGTGCCCTCGAGGTTGCGCCACCCACCAACGCTGAACGAGCCCAGGCAGCGGCGGCAGGGCGGGCGATCGCCGCGAGCGGCCCGGTCGGCCTCGTGTTGGGTGGCGGCGGCGCGAAAGGTGCCTACCAGGTCGGTTGCTGGAAGGCGCTGCGCGACAGCGGCATCGTTCGTTTCGGCGCCATTGCCGGCACATCGGTCGGTGCACTGAATGCCGTGCTTGTGGCGCAGGACGAATTCGACCGCGCCGAGCGAATCTGGAACAACATGAGCTTCGGCCGCGTGTTGCAAATGCGTTGGTGGTCCTTGCTCGTCGCGGTTGCGATCCGCGTTGTGCTGATCGTGCCGTATCTGGGCAAGTTCAAGTTCCCGGCACGGGCCATACCGGTCAGTCTCTATCGTGCCACCCACGAGTGGCAGCAAGCATGGCGCGCCGTCGAGCCGCTGCGAGCGATTGCAGCTGTGCTTCGCTGGTATTTTTCGCTCCTGAAACAGCCGCGCTCGAACGATTGGATCGCGCAGTTCACATTGGTGCTGATCGCGTTCTCCGGACTAGCGGGTTGGTGGTATCTCGCCTTGCCGCTGTTCGAGGTCGCAGTGGCCGTGATCGGCGCACCGTTTTTGGCGCTGTGCGTCGTGAACTATGCGTCCTGGCTCGCGACGGCTCTCGACTTGCTCGCCACCCGCCTCGTTCTGGCGTCCAACACCCGGCTCGCCGAGCTGATAAGCGAATGCGTAAATCCCGAGCAGCTGAAGGCACACCCGACGCCGGTATTCGTGACGCTCGGCGCGCTGCGCGAAGTACAGCGCACCGTGGCCCCTCGGCTGCTTGCCCACGGCACGGCAACCGGTGGCCCGGCAGTCTCGGAGCGGTCGGGCATCATACCGACGCTGGATAGGGACTTCGGCGGTTTGGTCGATGGTGCGTCGCTGCCGACGACATCCTGGACGATGGAATACGTGCCGAACCACTTCAACGTTTGCACCGAGCCTCCGGGCCGGATGCGAGAACTCATCCTCCAGAGCGCCGGCTTGCCCGAAATTTTTCCAGCGCGTCAGTTCGATGGCGTCACATACGTGGACGGCGGCATCGCTGACAACGAGCCGCTTGCCGCGCTGGTCGATCTGCCCGGTCATCGCACGATCATCGTGATGCCACTGAATAACCGAGGGGACGAAGCAAGGATTCGCACAGACCTGAGCCGGGTGCTCGAGCGTCTTGGCCGGCCGCCGCCGGCGACACTTCCTGAGCTTCTGGTGCTGACGCCATCGCGCCCGCTTGGGAACATACTGGTTGGCACGATGGATTTTGCGGCAGAGCGAGCCCGCGCAATGATGCGCCTGGGTTATCGCGATACGATCGTCCGGCTCGCAGGCCGGGTGGCGGGTGAAGCCGCATAA
- a CDS encoding ABC transporter substrate-binding protein gives MIRSRLSAPAALLSVVLSLSAWTAASAQQPGITDTEIKFGNIMPYSGPASALSVTGKVFAAYFDMINEKGGVNGRKLNMISLDDGFSPPKTVEATRRLVENDNVAFMFGTMGTAPSSATAKYLNGAKVPHLFLISSASKWNEPATQPWLMALPWAPNYVEEAGIEVRYARAKNPKARFAILYQNDDAGKDYLRGVKEALGTEADKAIAMASSFEVADPTVDSQILTLANTKADVFLIYSVTPRACAQAIRKAYETGWRPMRFIASGCANKDTVMVPAGLEASHGIMSVVSLKPYVPDSKDPGLIAYGDFMKARLPNVDPANFAAGYGYMVAQALVVVLEQCKNDLSRTNIMAQAANLKNVPLSMLLPGITLNTSPTDYRPIKDGYMVEFRDSQLAVISELLRGGS, from the coding sequence ATGATCCGATCGAGGCTATCAGCCCCGGCAGCCCTTTTGTCAGTCGTGCTGTCGCTGTCCGCCTGGACGGCGGCCTCCGCCCAACAGCCGGGAATCACCGACACCGAAATCAAGTTCGGCAACATCATGCCGTATAGCGGCCCGGCCTCGGCGCTCAGCGTCACCGGAAAAGTATTCGCCGCTTATTTCGACATGATCAACGAAAAGGGCGGCGTCAACGGGCGCAAGCTCAACATGATCTCGCTCGACGACGGTTTTTCGCCGCCGAAGACGGTCGAGGCCACCCGGCGGCTGGTCGAGAACGACAACGTCGCTTTCATGTTCGGCACCATGGGCACCGCGCCGAGCTCGGCGACCGCCAAATATCTCAACGGCGCCAAGGTGCCGCATCTGTTCCTGATCTCATCCGCCTCGAAGTGGAACGAGCCGGCGACGCAGCCCTGGCTGATGGCGCTGCCCTGGGCGCCCAACTATGTCGAGGAAGCCGGCATCGAGGTGCGCTACGCGCGCGCGAAAAATCCCAAGGCGCGGTTTGCGATTCTTTACCAGAACGACGATGCCGGAAAGGATTATCTGCGCGGCGTCAAGGAAGCGCTGGGCACTGAGGCCGACAAGGCGATCGCGATGGCGTCGAGCTTCGAGGTCGCCGATCCCACGGTGGATTCGCAGATCCTCACCCTCGCCAACACCAAGGCCGATGTGTTCCTGATCTACAGCGTGACGCCGCGCGCCTGTGCGCAGGCGATCCGCAAGGCCTATGAAACCGGCTGGCGGCCGATGCGTTTCATTGCCTCGGGCTGCGCCAACAAGGACACCGTGATGGTGCCGGCCGGGCTGGAAGCGTCGCACGGCATCATGTCGGTGGTGTCGCTGAAACCTTACGTGCCTGATTCCAAGGACCCTGGGCTGATCGCCTATGGCGACTTCATGAAGGCGCGGCTGCCCAACGTCGACCCCGCCAACTTCGCCGCCGGCTACGGCTACATGGTCGCGCAGGCGCTGGTCGTGGTGCTGGAGCAGTGCAAGAACGACCTCAGCCGTACCAACATTATGGCGCAGGCCGCCAACTTGAAGAACGTGCCGCTGTCGATGCTGCTGCCCGGTATTACGCTGAACACCTCGCCGACCGACTACCGCCCGATCAAGGACGGCTACATGGTCGAGTTTCGCGACAGCCAGCTCGCCGTGATCAGCGAACTGCTGCGCGGCGGCTCGTGA
- a CDS encoding acyl-CoA dehydrogenase family protein encodes MLFTADHDEPRRILQKFIAAEINPFVDEWEKADIFPAHALFKKLGDLGFLGLNKPVEFGGQGLDYSYALMMAEELGAITCGGVPMAIGVQTDMATPALARFGSDDVRREFLAPAIAGDMVACIGVSEPGAGSDVASIKTHARSDGDDYVINGGKMWITNGTQADWICLLANTSDDQVHRNKSLICVPMKSKGVQIARKLDKLGMRSSDTAQIYFDNVRVPKRNRIGEEGKGFTYQMVQFQEERLWGAAACLKAHEFIINETIEYTRNRKAFGQSILDNQTVHFKLAEMQTEVELLRALIYRAAEALVAGEDVTRLATMAKLKAGRLGRELTDACLQFWGGMGFMNETPVSRAYRDSRLTSIGGGADEVMLTVLCKMMGTLPGAKK; translated from the coding sequence ATGCTCTTCACCGCCGACCACGACGAACCGCGTCGTATTCTGCAAAAATTCATCGCCGCGGAGATCAATCCGTTCGTCGACGAGTGGGAGAAGGCCGATATTTTTCCGGCGCATGCGCTGTTCAAGAAGCTCGGCGATCTCGGCTTTCTCGGGCTGAACAAACCCGTCGAGTTCGGCGGCCAGGGGCTCGACTACAGCTACGCGCTGATGATGGCGGAAGAGCTCGGCGCCATCACCTGCGGCGGCGTGCCGATGGCGATCGGGGTGCAGACCGATATGGCTACTCCCGCGCTGGCGCGGTTCGGCTCCGACGACGTGCGCCGCGAGTTTCTGGCGCCCGCCATCGCCGGCGACATGGTCGCCTGTATCGGCGTCTCCGAGCCCGGCGCCGGCTCCGATGTCGCTTCGATCAAGACCCATGCCCGCTCCGACGGCGACGATTACGTCATCAATGGCGGCAAGATGTGGATCACCAACGGCACCCAGGCCGACTGGATCTGCCTGCTCGCCAACACCAGCGACGACCAGGTCCATCGCAACAAGTCGCTGATCTGCGTGCCGATGAAGAGCAAGGGGGTGCAGATCGCGCGCAAGCTCGACAAGCTGGGCATGCGCTCCTCCGACACCGCGCAAATCTATTTCGACAATGTCCGGGTGCCGAAACGCAACCGCATCGGCGAGGAGGGCAAGGGCTTTACCTACCAGATGGTGCAGTTCCAGGAGGAGCGGCTGTGGGGCGCGGCGGCCTGCCTCAAGGCGCATGAGTTCATTATCAATGAGACCATTGAGTACACCCGCAACCGGAAGGCGTTCGGCCAATCGATCCTCGACAACCAGACCGTCCATTTCAAGCTCGCGGAAATGCAGACCGAGGTCGAATTGTTGCGCGCGCTGATCTATCGCGCCGCCGAAGCATTGGTCGCGGGCGAGGACGTCACGCGGCTCGCAACCATGGCGAAACTCAAAGCGGGCCGTCTGGGCCGCGAACTCACCGATGCCTGCCTGCAGTTCTGGGGCGGCATGGGATTCATGAACGAGACGCCGGTGAGCCGGGCCTATCGCGACAGCCGCCTGACCTCGATCGGCGGCGGCGCCGACGAGGTGATGCTGACGGTGCTGTGCAAGATGATGGGCACGCTGCCGGGCGCCAAGAAGTAG
- a CDS encoding acyl-CoA dehydrogenase family protein encodes MFYAQSEKVSELKHRLEAFMDRYVYPNEERFYKEAEDLGPWKVYPVVEELKPKAREAGLWNLFLPESEHGAGLTNLEYAPLCEVMGRTHLAPEVFNCSAPDTGNMEVLARYGTREHQEKWLKPLLAGEIRSCFAMTEPAVASSDATNIESSIVRDGDDYVINGRKWYTTNATDPRCKICIFMGKTDPNNPDRHRQQSMILVAMDTPGVKVLRPIPVFGFYGVPDRASEVVFDNVRVPATNMLLGEGRGFEIAQGRLGPGRIHHCMRLIGLAERTLEKMCVRTRSRVAFGKAVSEQTVTQERIAESRIMIEQSRLLTLHAAHMMDTVGNRTARAEIAMIKVAVPNMACQVIDWAIQAHGGAGTGNDFGLAAAYATARLLRLADGPDEVHRNQIARLELKKHSNG; translated from the coding sequence ATGTTCTATGCGCAGAGTGAGAAAGTCAGCGAGCTGAAGCACCGCCTCGAAGCGTTCATGGACCGATACGTCTATCCGAACGAGGAGCGGTTCTATAAGGAGGCCGAGGATCTCGGCCCGTGGAAGGTCTATCCGGTCGTCGAGGAACTGAAGCCGAAGGCGCGCGAAGCCGGCCTGTGGAATCTGTTCCTGCCTGAAAGCGAACATGGCGCGGGGCTCACTAATCTCGAATACGCGCCGCTGTGCGAAGTGATGGGCAGGACGCATCTGGCGCCCGAGGTGTTCAACTGCTCGGCGCCCGACACCGGGAACATGGAAGTGCTGGCGCGCTACGGCACGCGAGAGCATCAGGAAAAATGGCTCAAGCCGCTGCTGGCAGGCGAAATCCGATCATGTTTCGCCATGACCGAACCGGCGGTCGCTTCCAGCGACGCCACCAACATCGAGAGCTCGATCGTCCGCGACGGCGACGACTACGTCATCAACGGCCGCAAGTGGTACACCACCAACGCCACCGACCCGCGCTGCAAGATCTGCATCTTCATGGGCAAGACCGATCCCAACAATCCGGATCGCCATCGCCAGCAGTCGATGATCCTGGTGGCGATGGATACGCCAGGCGTCAAAGTGCTGCGGCCGATCCCGGTGTTCGGATTCTACGGCGTACCGGATCGCGCCTCCGAAGTCGTTTTCGACAATGTCCGCGTTCCCGCGACCAACATGCTGCTCGGCGAGGGCCGCGGCTTCGAGATCGCGCAGGGGCGTCTCGGCCCCGGCCGCATTCATCACTGCATGCGGCTGATTGGCCTCGCCGAGCGGACGCTGGAGAAGATGTGCGTACGCACCAGAAGCCGCGTCGCTTTCGGCAAGGCGGTTTCGGAGCAGACCGTGACGCAGGAAAGAATCGCGGAATCGCGCATCATGATCGAGCAGTCGCGGCTGCTGACGCTGCATGCGGCGCACATGATGGATACCGTCGGCAACCGAACGGCGAGGGCTGAAATCGCGATGATCAAGGTCGCGGTGCCGAACATGGCCTGCCAGGTGATCGACTGGGCGATCCAGGCCCATGGCGGCGCCGGCACCGGCAACGATTTCGGACTCGCCGCGGCTTATGCGACGGCGCGCCTGCTTCGTCTCGCCGACGGCCCGGATGAAGTCCATCGCAATCAGATTGCGCGGCTCGAATTGAAAAAGCACAGCAACGGCTGA
- a CDS encoding long-chain fatty acid--CoA ligase, which translates to MSVRYYDWIAHFGRRTPDKIAVVDLASGRRISYAEFDRRIARLASHLRDQLGVKRGDRVAVLALNSTDTLEVQFACFRIGAVFLPLNNRLTVPELQFIVGDASPTVMIHDSDLAETALTVAKLCNVASALHYGPGGSYEAGIATATPLDAPEVVTLDDISTIMYTSGTTGQPKGAIITHGMTFWNCVNLGGPAYISPSTVLLTVLPLFHTGGLNCYTNPVLHAGGTVLIMRTFDPGLALQLISDVSVGINQFFGVPAIYQFMAQHPAFATADFSRLVIGGVGGAPMPVPLLKVWEARGVALQQGYGMTETSPAVLTLDREDAVRKAGSSGKPVMHTEVRIVRPDGSDAGVDELGELWVRGPNVTPGYWNRPDANASSFTDGWLHTGDATRVDAEGFYTIVDRWKDMYISGGENVYPAEVESVLHQIAAVAEAAVIGIPNEQWGEVGMAIVAVRPGHTLAAEEIHAHCAANLARFKCPRLIEFVDALPRNATGKIHKPTLRSKFGVSKATDTAKAIAS; encoded by the coding sequence TTGTCCGTTCGCTACTACGACTGGATCGCCCATTTCGGCCGCCGCACGCCGGACAAGATCGCTGTCGTCGACCTCGCGAGCGGGCGCCGTATTTCCTATGCGGAGTTCGACCGCCGCATCGCGCGGCTTGCTTCTCACCTGCGCGACCAACTCGGCGTCAAACGCGGTGACCGGGTCGCGGTGCTGGCGCTGAATTCGACCGATACGCTGGAGGTGCAGTTCGCCTGTTTCCGGATCGGCGCCGTGTTCCTGCCGCTGAACAACCGGCTCACCGTTCCGGAATTGCAATTCATCGTCGGCGATGCCTCGCCCACGGTGATGATCCACGATAGCGATCTTGCGGAGACGGCACTCACCGTCGCCAAGCTCTGCAACGTCGCCTCCGCGCTGCACTACGGCCCCGGCGGCTCCTATGAAGCCGGGATCGCAACGGCAACGCCGCTCGATGCGCCCGAGGTCGTCACGCTCGATGACATCTCGACCATCATGTACACCTCGGGCACGACAGGCCAGCCCAAGGGCGCGATCATCACCCACGGCATGACGTTCTGGAATTGCGTCAACCTCGGCGGCCCCGCCTACATCTCGCCGTCGACGGTGCTGCTCACCGTGCTGCCGCTGTTCCACACCGGTGGACTGAATTGCTACACCAATCCGGTGCTGCATGCCGGCGGCACCGTGCTGATCATGCGCACGTTCGATCCAGGCCTGGCGCTGCAACTGATCAGCGATGTGTCAGTCGGCATCAATCAGTTCTTCGGCGTCCCCGCGATCTACCAGTTCATGGCACAGCATCCGGCGTTCGCGACCGCTGACTTCTCCAGGCTCGTGATCGGCGGCGTCGGCGGCGCGCCGATGCCGGTGCCGCTGCTGAAGGTGTGGGAAGCGCGCGGCGTCGCGCTCCAACAAGGTTATGGCATGACCGAGACCAGCCCGGCGGTGCTGACGCTCGACAGGGAGGACGCTGTGCGCAAGGCCGGCTCGTCGGGCAAGCCGGTGATGCACACCGAAGTACGGATCGTTCGCCCCGACGGATCGGACGCCGGTGTCGACGAACTCGGCGAACTCTGGGTCCGCGGCCCCAACGTCACGCCCGGCTACTGGAACCGGCCCGACGCCAACGCGTCTTCGTTCACCGACGGCTGGCTGCACACCGGCGACGCCACGCGGGTCGACGCGGAGGGCTTCTACACCATCGTCGACCGCTGGAAGGACATGTACATTTCGGGCGGCGAGAACGTCTATCCGGCCGAGGTCGAAAGCGTGCTGCATCAAATTGCGGCAGTTGCCGAAGCCGCCGTCATCGGCATCCCGAACGAGCAGTGGGGCGAGGTCGGCATGGCGATCGTGGCGGTGAGGCCCGGCCATACCCTTGCCGCCGAGGAGATTCATGCGCATTGTGCCGCCAATCTGGCGCGGTTCAAATGCCCGCGCCTGATCGAGTTTGTCGATGCCCTGCCGCGCAACGCGACCGGGAAGATCCACAAGCCGACGCTGCGAAGTAAATTCGGCGTGTCCAAAGCCACCGATACGGCGAAGGCGATCGCCTCGTAA
- a CDS encoding acyl-CoA dehydrogenase family protein: MLERTRVQNPFYTPEHEAFRDVMRRFVAREIEPYAHEWDEAGEFPRELYVKASEIGLLGLGFPEEFGGVPADQFMKIVASQELARAGAGGVSSSLMSHTIGSPPIARAARPEVKARVLPDVLAGRKISALAITEPSGGSDVANLRTKARRDGDHYVVSGEKTFITSGMRADYLTVAVRTGGEGPGGVSMLLIEGNTPGLSRTKLKKMGWWASDTATLHFDECRVPVENLIGEEGQGFKIIMHNFNSERMGMAASCTAYARVCVEDAIAYAKERKTFGKPISQHQVIRHKLVDMAQKVAASQAMLEMLAWRLGQGESPVAEICMMKNQATQTMAFCASEAVQIFGGAGFMRGIKVERIYREVKVNAIGGGTEEIMKDLASRQMGL, from the coding sequence ATGCTGGAACGCACGCGGGTGCAAAACCCATTTTACACGCCGGAGCACGAGGCGTTTCGCGACGTGATGCGCCGCTTTGTCGCGCGCGAGATCGAGCCCTATGCCCATGAATGGGACGAGGCCGGCGAGTTTCCGCGCGAGCTCTATGTCAAGGCGTCCGAGATCGGGCTGTTGGGACTCGGCTTCCCGGAAGAGTTCGGCGGCGTACCCGCCGACCAGTTCATGAAGATCGTGGCCTCGCAGGAGCTGGCACGCGCTGGCGCCGGCGGCGTCAGTTCGAGCTTGATGAGCCACACCATCGGCTCACCGCCGATCGCGCGCGCGGCCCGGCCGGAGGTGAAGGCGCGGGTGCTGCCGGATGTGTTGGCGGGCAGGAAAATCTCGGCGCTGGCGATCACCGAGCCGAGCGGCGGCTCCGACGTCGCCAACCTGCGTACCAAGGCGCGGCGCGACGGCGACCATTACGTCGTCAGCGGCGAGAAAACTTTTATTACGTCGGGCATGCGCGCCGATTATCTGACGGTGGCCGTGCGCACCGGCGGCGAGGGCCCCGGCGGGGTCAGCATGCTCCTGATCGAGGGCAATACGCCGGGGCTGTCGCGCACCAAGCTCAAGAAGATGGGCTGGTGGGCGTCGGACACCGCGACATTGCATTTTGACGAATGCCGGGTGCCGGTCGAGAACCTGATCGGCGAGGAAGGCCAAGGCTTCAAGATCATCATGCATAATTTCAACAGCGAGCGCATGGGCATGGCGGCGAGCTGCACCGCCTATGCGCGGGTCTGCGTCGAGGACGCGATCGCCTACGCCAAAGAGCGCAAGACGTTTGGAAAACCGATTTCGCAGCATCAGGTGATCCGTCACAAGCTGGTCGACATGGCGCAGAAGGTGGCAGCGTCGCAGGCGATGCTGGAAATGCTGGCGTGGCGGCTCGGGCAGGGCGAGAGCCCGGTCGCCGAGATCTGCATGATGAAGAACCAGGCGACCCAGACCATGGCGTTCTGCGCCTCCGAGGCGGTGCAGATCTTCGGCGGCGCCGGCTTCATGCGCGGCATCAAGGTCGAGCGCATCTACCGCGAGGTCAAGGTCAACGCCATCGGCGGCGGCACCGAGGAGATCATGAAGGATCTGGCGAGCCGGCAGATGGGGTTGTGA
- a CDS encoding alpha/beta fold hydrolase: protein MKLWTRTILAGAALSAAVFAGPLAAQQPTDAAPAYGPELEGFDYPYPVQRFAFTSQRQSLQMAYLDVRPERPNGQTAVLLHGKNFCAATWEPTIKDLVAAGYRVIAPDQIGFCKSSKPAAYQFTFKQLAGNTHELLASLGIDKAVVIGHSTGGMLAAHYSLIYPKDVSHLVLVNPVGLEDWSAKGVPPISVDQWYARELKTNADGIRAYEKSTYYAGKWEDRYERAVQMLAGLNNGPGKEAVAWDSALIYDMIITQPVLYRFPEISVPTLLMIGQKDTTAIAKDFAPPELRPKLGNYPELGKAAAKAIAGARLIEFPDYGHAPQMTDPEGFNKALIAGISKS, encoded by the coding sequence ATGAAACTCTGGACACGGACGATCCTCGCCGGCGCAGCGCTTTCTGCGGCTGTCTTCGCCGGGCCGCTGGCCGCCCAACAGCCGACCGACGCGGCACCGGCCTACGGCCCGGAACTGGAAGGCTTCGACTATCCCTATCCGGTTCAGCGCTTTGCTTTCACCTCGCAGCGGCAGTCGCTGCAGATGGCCTATCTCGACGTCAGGCCGGAGCGCCCAAACGGGCAGACGGCGGTGCTGCTGCACGGAAAGAATTTCTGCGCCGCCACCTGGGAGCCGACCATCAAGGATCTGGTCGCGGCCGGCTATCGTGTGATCGCGCCGGACCAGATCGGCTTCTGCAAATCGAGCAAGCCTGCCGCCTACCAGTTCACCTTCAAGCAGCTTGCCGGCAACACCCACGAACTGCTGGCGAGCCTCGGCATCGACAAGGCCGTGGTGATCGGTCATTCCACCGGCGGCATGCTGGCGGCGCATTATTCGCTGATCTACCCAAAAGACGTCAGCCACCTTGTCCTCGTCAATCCCGTCGGGCTCGAGGACTGGTCCGCGAAGGGCGTGCCGCCGATCTCGGTCGACCAATGGTACGCGCGCGAGCTGAAGACAAATGCGGACGGCATCCGCGCCTACGAGAAATCGACCTACTACGCCGGCAAGTGGGAAGATCGCTACGAACGCGCGGTGCAGATGCTCGCCGGCCTCAACAACGGCCCGGGCAAGGAAGCCGTCGCGTGGGACTCGGCGCTGATCTACGACATGATCATCACCCAGCCCGTGCTGTATCGTTTCCCGGAAATCTCCGTGCCGACCTTGCTGATGATCGGCCAGAAAGACACCACCGCGATCGCCAAGGACTTCGCGCCGCCGGAGCTCCGGCCGAAACTCGGAAATTATCCCGAACTGGGCAAGGCCGCTGCCAAGGCCATTGCCGGCGCCAGGCTCATCGAGTTTCCCGACTACGGCCACGCGCCGCAGATGACGGACCCCGAAGGTTTCAACAAGGCGCTGATCGCGGGGATTTCGAAGTCGTGA
- a CDS encoding ATP-grasp domain-containing protein — MKRLRVLVLMHPDFVPPDSTDGYTARQINEWKTEYDVVSTLRAAGHDVRPLGAQEEIKPVREQIENFKPHVVFTLLEQFHNEPTYDQHVASYLELMQIPYTGCNPRGLILARGKDLSKTLVHHRRVAVPAFAVFPMRRKVKRPARLALPLIVKSLNEDGSRGISQASVVDTDEKLAARVAFVHERIGTAAIAEQYIEGRELYVGVLGNNRLRVLPVWELKFGTMGGQAIATEKVKHDTGYQERVGIVDGPATNIAPEVRARIQRTAKRIYRTLGLDGYARVDFRLSADGTLYFIEANPNPEIARSQEFATAAQHDGLDYPSLLHRILALGISRANAGASIG; from the coding sequence ATGAAACGCCTGCGCGTTCTGGTGCTGATGCATCCGGACTTCGTGCCCCCGGACTCTACCGACGGGTACACTGCGCGGCAAATCAACGAATGGAAAACAGAATACGACGTCGTCAGCACCTTGCGCGCAGCCGGTCATGATGTTCGCCCGCTCGGTGCGCAGGAAGAAATCAAGCCGGTGCGCGAGCAGATCGAAAATTTCAAGCCGCACGTGGTATTCACGTTGCTGGAGCAATTTCATAACGAGCCTACGTACGACCAGCACGTCGCAAGCTATCTCGAACTGATGCAGATCCCGTATACCGGGTGCAACCCGCGTGGTCTGATCTTGGCGCGCGGCAAGGATCTGTCCAAGACATTGGTGCACCATCGCCGGGTCGCGGTGCCGGCCTTCGCCGTATTCCCGATGCGCCGAAAGGTCAAACGCCCCGCGCGTCTTGCACTGCCGTTGATCGTCAAGAGCCTGAACGAAGATGGATCCCGAGGTATCTCGCAGGCATCCGTCGTCGATACCGACGAAAAGCTCGCGGCGCGCGTGGCGTTCGTTCACGAGCGGATCGGAACCGCCGCGATCGCCGAGCAATATATCGAGGGACGCGAGCTTTATGTCGGCGTGCTCGGCAACAATCGGTTGCGAGTGTTGCCAGTTTGGGAATTGAAATTTGGAACCATGGGCGGCCAGGCCATAGCCACCGAGAAAGTCAAACACGATACCGGTTATCAGGAGCGCGTGGGAATTGTAGACGGGCCGGCCACGAACATTGCGCCGGAGGTACGAGCCCGCATTCAACGAACAGCGAAACGCATCTACCGAACACTAGGGCTTGATGGATACGCGCGCGTTGACTTTCGCCTCTCTGCCGACGGCACCCTGTATTTCATTGAAGCGAACCCCAATCCCGAAATCGCGAGGAGCCAGGAGTTCGCTACAGCCGCCCAGCATGACGGACTGGATTACCCTAGCCTCTTGCATCGCATTCTGGCGCTTGGAATAAGCCGGGCAAACGCCGGGGCATCCATAGGCTGA